One genomic window of Eptesicus fuscus isolate TK198812 chromosome 6, DD_ASM_mEF_20220401, whole genome shotgun sequence includes the following:
- the FGA gene encoding fibrinogen alpha chain: MCSMWIFCLVLSAAGTVWTAETDEGDFLAAGGGARGPRLTEKQQSACKEADWPFCADEDWNQKCPSGCRMKGLIDEVNQDFTNRINKLKNGFFDYQKNNKDSSLLTRNIMELVRGDFASSNHNDNTYNQVSEDLRSRLETLNRKVIEHVQLIQLLQKNVKAQLVDMKRLEVDIDIKIRSCQGSCSRAVARAIDLQDYEDQQKQVEHLIARDILPPKYRQHLPLLKMSPSLDLVPRESKSQLEAAPPEFRALMEMRQMKMALERSGTDKNLRGDSASRGAGSAPENPRKPVPGSSGNPKPGSSGSGGAGTWNHGSFGPERPDSTGHGNISPANPDWGVFSESSERVSSGTKKEYHHTGELVTSEGGKELLIGKERATSGGLISRRSSCSKTITKITTGADGRKEMTKEVVTSEDGSDCGDATGLESFHTSTRGSLDEFRRRFPEDAVFFDIDSTGKTIPSLGSASDIFRDLEETSSHHVSGTHTTKKGRARARTARDCDDVLQTHPSGAQSGLFNIKLPGSSKIFSVYCDQETSLGGWLLIQQRMDGSLNFNRTWQDYKRGFGSVNDKGEGEFWLGNEYLHLLTLRGSVLRVELEDWAGNLAYAEYHLRVGSEAEGYALQVSSYKGTAGDALIEGSVEEGTEYTSHNGMQFSTFDRDADQWEENCAEVYGGGWWYNNCQAANLNGIYYPGGFYDPRNNSPYEIENGVVWVPFKGADYSLRAVRMKIRPLVTQ, translated from the exons AACCAAAAATGCCCTTCCGGCTGCAGGATGAAAGGGTTGATTGATGAAGTCAATCAAGATTTTACAAACAGAATAAATAAGCTCAAAAATGGATTCTTTGATTATCAGAAGAACAATAAGGACTCTAGTTTACTCACCAGGAATATAATGGAACTTGTGAGAGGGGATTTTGCCAGCTCTAACC aCAATGATAACACATACAACCAAGTGTCAGAAGATCTGAGAAGCAGACTTGAGACCCTGAATCGCAAAGTCATAGAACATGTACAGCTTATCCAACTTCTGCAGAAAAATGTCAAGGCTCAGCTGGTAGATATGAAGCGACTGGAG GTGGACATTGATATTAAGATCCGATCTTGCCAAGGGTCATGCAGCAGGGCTGTAGCACGTGCGATAGATCTACAGGACTATGAGGATCAGCAGAAGCAAGTTGAACATCTCATTGCCAGAGACATACTTCCGCCTAAATATAGACAACACTTACCACTGTTAAAGATGAGCCCATCTTTAGATTTGGTTCCCAGAGAGTCCAAGAGCCAGCTTGAGGCAGCCCCTCCAGAGTTTAGGGCACTCATGGAAATGCGGCAGATGAAAATGGCGTTAGAGAGGTCTGGGACAGATAAGAATCTCCGAGGAGACTCTGCCTCTCGTGGAGCAGGATCAGCACCTGAAAACCCCAGGAAACCTGTACCTGGTAGTAGTGGGAATCCGAAACCTGGGAGCTCTGGATCTGGTGGTGCTGGTACTTGGAACCATGGAAGTTTTGGGCCTGAAAGGCCAGATAGCACAGGGCATGGGAACATCAGTCCTGCCAACCCAGACTGGGGCGTATTTTCAGAATCTTCAGAACGTGTAAGTTCAGGGACAAAGAAAGAGTACCACCACACAGGTGAACTGGTCACTTCTGAAGGAGGTAAAGAGCTTCTGATTGGTAAAGAGAGGGCTACCTCTGGTGGCCTAATCTCCAGGCGCAGTTCATGCTCTAAAACCATTACTAAGATTACTACAGGTGCTGATGGGCGCAAAGAAATGACCAAAGAAGTGGTCACCTCTGAGGATGGTTCTGACTGTGGGGACGCAACTGGTTTAGAGTCGTTCCATACTTCGACTAGGGGTAGCCTAGACGAATTCCGTCGTAGGTTCCCTGAGGATGCTGTTTTCTTTGACATTGACTCAACTGGGAAAACAATCCCAAGTTTGGGCTCAGCATCTGACATTTTCAGAGACTTAGAGGAAACCAGCTCTCACCACGTCAGCGGAACTCATACCACCAAGAAAGGCCGAGCTAGAGCTCGCACTGCCAGAG acTGTGATGATGTCCTTCAAACACATCCTTCAGGTGCCCAAAGTGGCCTTTTCAATATCAAGCTACCGGGATCCAGTAAGATTTTTTCAGTTTATTGCGATCAAGAGACCAGTTTGGGAGGATGGCTTTTGATCCAGCAAAGAATGGATGGATCACTGAATTTTAACCGGACGTGGCAAGACTACAAGAGAGGTTTTGGCAGCGTGAATGACAAGGGGGAAGGAGAATTCTGGCTAGGCAATGAATACCTCCACTTGCTAACCCTGAGGGGCTCTGTGCTTCGGGTTGAATTAGAGGACTGGGCCGGGAACCTGGCTTATGCAGAATATCACTTGAGGGTAGGCTCCGAGGCAGAAGGCTATGCCCTGCAGGTCTCCTCCTACAAGGGCACGGCGGGCGATGCTCTGATTGAGGGTTCCGTGGAGGAAGGCACAGAGTACACTTCTCACAATGGCATGCAGTTCAGCACCTTTGACAGGGATGCAGACCAGTGGGAAGAGAACTGTGCAGAAGTCTATGGAGGAGGCTGGTGGTACAACAACTGCCAGGCAGCCAATCTCAATGGCATCTATTACCCTGGGGGCTTCTATGACCCCCGGAACAACAGTCCTTATGAGATTGAGAATGGAGTGGTCTGGGTCCCCTTCAAGGGAGCAGATTATTCCCTCCGGGCTGTCCGCATGAAAATcaggcccctggtgacccaataa
- the FGB gene encoding fibrinogen beta chain translates to MKHLLLLLLCALVVQSQVSTDYDNGDEDDTPKSDLGARGHRPRDKNREEAPSLRPVQPPVSGGGYRARPAKVDARQKQVQRKAPDAGGCVHADPDLGVLCPTGCQLQDTLVRQERTVRDQVNEINNNMESVSQTSSTTFHYVTLLKDIWEKRQKQLKENENVIHEYTSELEARRLFVDESLNSNIPTNLRVLRSILENLRTKIQKLESDVSAQMEYCRVPCTVSCNIPVVSGKECEEIVRNGGETSELYLIQPHTSIKPYRVYCDMNTEGGGWTVIQNRQDGSVDFGRKWNPYKQGFGNIATNDEGKKYCGLPGEYWLGNDKISQLTNMGPTELLIEMEDWKGDKVKARYGGFTIQSEAGKYQISVDKYKGTAGNALMEGASQLVGENKTMTIHNSMFFSTYDRDNDGWVNADPTKQCSKEDGGGWWYNRCHAANPNGRYYWGGHYSWDMAKHGTDDGVVWMNWKGSWYSMKKMSMKIRPFFPQQ, encoded by the exons atgaaaCATCTATTACTGCTACTATTATGTGCTCTTGTAGTTCAGTCCCAAGTTTCCACTGACTATGACAATGGG GATGAAGATGACACACCTAAG AGCGATTTGGGCGCCCGCGGTCACCGACCCCGTGACAAGAATAGAGAAGAGGCTCCCAGCCTGAGACCTGTCCAGCCTCCCGTCAGTGGAGGTGGGTATCGTGCTCGCCCAGCCAAAGTGGATGCCAGGCAAAAGCAAGTGCAAAGAAAAGCCCCTGATGCCGGGGGCTGTGTTCATGCTGACCCAGACCTG GGAGTGTTGTGTCCTACAGGATGTCAGTTGCAAGACACTTTGGTAAGACAGGAAAGAACAGTGAGAGACCAAGTAAATGAGATAAATAATAATATGGAGTCTGTATCCCAGACCTCTTCGACCACCTTTCACTATGTGACTTTGCTCAAAGACATATGGGAAAAGAGGCAGAAGCAACTAAAAG aaaatgaaaatgtaatacaTGAGTACACCTCAGAGCTGGAAGCACGCCGCTTATTTGTAGATGAGTCCTTGAATAGTAATATCCCGACTAACCTTCGTGTACTCCGTTCAATCCTGGAAAACTTGAGAACCAAAATACAAAAATTAGAATCTGATGTGTCAGCTCAGATGGAATACTGCCGCGTCCCCTGCACTGTCAGTTGCAATATTCCTGTGGTCTCTGGCAAAG AATGTGAGGAAATTGTCAGGAATGGAGGTGAAACATCTGAGCTGTATCTCATTCAGCCTCACACTTCTATCAAACCATATCGAGTATACTGTGACATGAACACTGAAGGTGGAG GGTGGACAGTAATTCAGAATCGTCAAGATGGTAGTGTTGACTTTGGCAGGAAATGGAATCCATATAAACAAGGATTTGGTAATATTGCAACCAATGACGAAGGGAAAAAATATTGTGGCCTACCAG gtGAGTATTGGCTTGGCAATGATAAAATTAGCCAGCTTACCAACATGGGACCCACAGAACTCCTGATTGAAATGGAGGACTGGAAAGGAGATAAGGTAAAGGCACGCTATGGAGGATTCACTATACAGAGCGAAGCCGGGAAGTACCAAATCTCAGTGGACAAATATAAGGGAACAGCTGGCAATGCCCTCATGGAAGGAGCTTCTCAACTGGtgggagaaaacaaaaccatgaccattcacaacagcatgttCTTCAGCACATACGACAGAGACAATGATGGCTG GGTAAATGCAGATCCCACAAAACAGTGCTCTAAAGAGGATGGTGGTGGATGGTGGTATAATAGATGTCATGCAGCCAATCCAAATGGCAGATACTACTGGGGTGGACATTACAGCTGGGACATGGCAAAACATGGCACAGACGATGGAGTAGTCTGGATGAACTGGAAGGGATCCTGGTATTCAATGAAGAAGATGTCTATGAAGATCAGGCCATTTTTCCCACAGCAATAG